From the Plodia interpunctella isolate USDA-ARS_2022_Savannah chromosome 5, ilPloInte3.2, whole genome shotgun sequence genome, one window contains:
- the LOC128670017 gene encoding uncharacterized protein LOC128670017, with amino-acid sequence MVYEKYGPESSVEERTQRRLEIVFARQVREKQTFMDDLKQYRKQRDRQIFRSIKREVGPTWYHALSVPQRDALDTLEAGIYQDLLEGRPVRTSRILKIIGILPRPTANDLMTCVYMGRHDPKEMFAYLFLLTYGHSIDGKKFSYELTAKLMLSSILYLGLNNLISLLRARFRPVVKEKPKPVKPKKKPQETLASPYLQKMVAVLYEPPRRKPSRPAPLPNLDDLNEPFEEEPPIPKPPALPAPPPPPPKRLPRSYCDKLAGFSRIEPYSSVTATTTLKTITQSKSKLRGSKLSLTEVKKSYGMGMAGNKKGGRRKKPVAPSTGMWNAQYTISGVSYIHGKSVFILSTVSILPSLGYLIHGGYRYLNGEYINIHCGFCAKPPPPKPDPCDCLKKWNNSVIEYVKNTKCYCDHNFDYGNEGTFPPEELPYFQKPTRHIPYQFNYQTIFNTHDKQLFVEKEFKKVWDTESLLHVNDDTVADKKVKKTKKAKRSSTTCLGENPKPEDYLRCALRLMRRVNVAARLPDIHLAPELREWMRKRIYGPYTQSERQEKIRTSSVYWQLLDAMATKGFGHISPPQDPRYAGHTNWSFKQKLNEKFRLFMKRYRLALFRSQAKLSNLMWATMFQAAFPDKKFREIFFSYLYARMEDLMLMHPYSRREAQERKDVLRNNRYCCIPDGIEPDEG; translated from the coding sequence ATGGTTTATGAGAAGTATGGCCCGGAGTCGAGTGTTGAGGAGCGCACCCAGCGTCGTCTGGAGATCGTGTTCGCGCGGCAAGTGCGCGAGAAACAGACGTTTATGGACGATCTCAAACAATACAGGAAACAAAGGGATAGGCAAATATTCAGAAGTATTAAAAGGGAAGTAGGACCGACCTGGTATCACGCACTCAGCGTACCTCAAAGAGACGCCTTAGATACGTTAGAAGCTGGCATTTACCAAGACCTACTAGAAGGGAGGCCAGTGAGAACTTCTCgcattctgaaaataattggCATTTTACCTCGGCCTACGGCGAATGATCTCATGACTTGTGTTTACATGGGACGCCATGATCCAAAAGAAATGTTCGcatatctttttcttttaacttaTGGTCACTCCATTGACGGAAAAAAATTTTCTTATGAGCTAACTGCTAAACTTATGCTATCGAGTATACTGTATTTaggattaaataatttgatctCTTTGCTACGGGCGAGATTTCGTCCAGTGGTTAAAGAGAAACCAAAGCCTGTTAAGCCAAAAAAGAAACCCCAAGAAACTTTAGCGTCtccatatttacaaaaaatggtTGCGGTACTTTACGAGCCACCAAGGCGGAAACCCTCCCGCCCCGCGCCTCTACCTAACTTAGATGACCTTAACGAGCCGTTTGAAGAAGAACCACCTATACCGAAGCCTCCAGCTCTTCCTGCTCCACCACCACCGCCGCCCAAGAGGTTGCCACGGTCTTATTGCGATAAACTTGCAGGTTTTTCTCGTATAGAACCATATTCATCAGTCACAGCTACGACGACGTTGAAAACTATTACACAATCAAAAAGCAAGCTGCGTGGATCAAAATTATCTCTTACTGAAGTGAAAAAAAGTTATGGAATGGGTATGGCAGGTAATAAAAAGGGTGGTCGAAGAAAAAAACCTGTTGCACCAAGTACTGGCATGTGGAATGCTCAGTACACTATCAGCGGTGTCTCTTATATACACGGTAAATCAGTGTTTATACTAAGTACAGTTTCAATACTACCCTCTCTCGGATATTTAATTCACGGCGGGTACAGATATTTAAATGGAGAATACATTAATATACACTGTGGGTTCTGCGCTAAACCGCCTCCGCCAAAACCTGACCCTTGCGATTGTCTTAAGAAATGGAACAACTCTGTCATtgaatatgttaaaaatacgAAATGCTATTGCGATCATAATTTCGATTATGGAAATGAAGGCACTTTTCCACCAGAAGAATTGCCATATTTTCAGAAACCTACTCGTCATATTccatatcaatttaattaccaAACTATATTCAACACACACGATAAACAACTTTTTGTggaaaaagaatttaaaaaagtttggGATACTGAAAGTTTGCTGCATGTGAACGATGATACAGTAGCAGATAAAAAGGTTAAAAAGACAAAGAAAGCAAAAAGATCATCGACTACTTGCTTGGGAGAAAATCCCAAGCCTGAAGACTATTTAAGATGTGCATTAAGACTAATGAGGCGCGTCAATGTAGCAGCCCGTTTACCAGATATACACTTAGCTCCAGAGTTGAGAGAATGGATGCGAAAACGCATCTACGGTCCATATACTCAATCAGAAAGACAGGAAAAGATACGGACAAGCAGCGTATACTGGCAGTTGCTCGATGCTATGGCTACAAAAGGATTTGGGCACATTTCACCGCCCCAAGATCCTCGGTATGCAGGACATACAAACTGgtcatttaaacaaaaattaaatgaaaagtttAGATTGTTCATGAAACGATACCGACTGGCTTTGTTTAGATCTCAAgctaaattatcaaatttaatgtGGGCTACGATGTTCCAAGCTGCCTTTccagacaaaaaatttagggaaatatttttctcgtaTTTATATGCGCGTATGGAAGATTTGATGCTTATGCATCCATACTCGAGGAGAGAAGCACAAGAGAGAAAAGATGTCCTGCGAAATAATCGCTATTGTTGCATTCCTGATGGCATAGAACCGGACGaaggataa